A window of the Thermus thermamylovorans genome harbors these coding sequences:
- the hpaB gene encoding 4-hydroxyphenylacetate 3-monooxygenase, oxygenase component, which produces MARTGAEYLEALKERPPNLWYKGEKVEDPTAHPVFRGIVRTMAALYDLQHDPRYREALTYEEGDGRHGMSFLIPKTKEDLRRRGRAYKLWADQNLGMMGRSPDYLNAVVMAYAASADYFGEFAENVRNYYRFLRDRDLATTHALTNPQVNRAKPPSAQPDPYIPVGVVRQTERGIVVRGARMTATFPLADEVLIFPSTLLKEGPGSEKYAIAFALPTSTPGLHFVCREALVGGDSPFDYPLSSRLEEMDCLVVFDDVLVPWERVFILGSVELCNNAYAATGALHHMAHQVVALKTAKTEAFLGVASLMAEGIGADAYSHVQEKIAEIIVYLEAMRAFWTRAEEEAKENAYGLLVPDRAALDGARNLYPRLYPRLREILEQIGASGLITLPSERDFKGPLAPLLEKYLQGATLEAKERVALFRLAWDMTLSGFGARQELYERFFFGDPVRMYQTLFGVYDKEPYKERIRAYLKEALRVFEEVRA; this is translated from the coding sequence ATGGCGAGGACGGGAGCAGAGTACCTGGAAGCCCTAAAGGAAAGGCCCCCTAACCTCTGGTACAAGGGGGAGAAGGTGGAAGACCCCACCGCCCACCCGGTCTTCCGGGGCATCGTGCGCACCATGGCGGCCCTCTATGACCTGCAGCACGATCCCCGGTACCGGGAGGCCCTCACCTACGAGGAGGGGGATGGGCGGCACGGGATGAGCTTCCTCATCCCCAAGACCAAGGAGGACCTGCGCCGGCGGGGCCGGGCCTACAAGCTCTGGGCCGACCAGAACCTGGGGATGATGGGCCGCAGCCCCGACTACCTGAACGCCGTGGTCATGGCCTACGCGGCCAGCGCCGATTACTTCGGGGAGTTCGCCGAGAACGTCCGCAACTACTACCGCTTCCTGCGGGACCGGGACCTGGCCACCACCCACGCCCTCACCAACCCCCAGGTGAACCGGGCCAAGCCCCCCAGCGCCCAGCCCGACCCCTACATCCCCGTGGGGGTGGTGCGGCAGACGGAAAGGGGCATCGTGGTGCGGGGGGCCCGCATGACCGCCACCTTCCCCCTGGCGGATGAGGTCCTCATCTTCCCCTCCACCCTTCTCAAGGAGGGCCCGGGGAGCGAGAAGTACGCCATCGCCTTTGCCCTGCCCACCTCCACCCCCGGCCTCCACTTCGTCTGCCGCGAGGCCCTGGTGGGGGGGGATAGCCCCTTCGACTACCCCCTTAGTAGCCGCCTCGAGGAGATGGACTGCCTGGTGGTCTTCGACGATGTGCTGGTCCCCTGGGAGCGGGTCTTCATCCTGGGGAGCGTGGAGCTTTGCAACAACGCCTACGCCGCCACGGGGGCCCTGCACCACATGGCCCACCAGGTGGTGGCCCTGAAGACCGCCAAGACCGAGGCCTTCTTGGGGGTGGCCTCCCTCATGGCCGAGGGCATCGGGGCCGACGCCTACAGCCACGTGCAGGAGAAGATCGCCGAGATCATCGTCTACCTGGAGGCCATGCGGGCCTTCTGGACCCGGGCGGAGGAGGAGGCCAAGGAGAACGCCTACGGCCTCCTGGTGCCGGACCGCGCCGCCTTGGACGGGGCCCGCAACCTCTACCCCAGGCTCTACCCCCGGCTTAGGGAGATCCTGGAGCAGATCGGGGCCTCGGGCCTCATCACCCTGCCCTCGGAGCGGGACTTCAAGGGGCCCCTGGCCCCCTTGCTGGAAAAGTACCTGCAGGGGGCCACCTTGGAGGCCAAGGAGCGGGTGGCCCTCTTCCGCCTGGCCTGGGACATGACCCTCTCGGGGTTCGGGGCGAGGCAGGAGCTTTACGAGCGCTTCTTCTTCGGGGATCCCGTGCGCATGTACCAGACCCTCTTCGGCGTCTACGACAAGGAGCCCTACAAGGAGCGCATCCGCGCCTACCTGAAGGAGGCCCTGCGGGTGTTCGAGGAGGTGAGGGCTTGA
- a CDS encoding flavin reductase family protein produces MAVELQAAFKEALARFAAGVTVVAARHREEERGMTATAFMSLSLEPPLVALGIWEGAKVLPLLEASRAFSVSLLREGQEAVSQHFAGRPQEGVGLVEGRVAGALAVLR; encoded by the coding sequence ATGGCGGTGGAACTCCAGGCGGCTTTTAAGGAGGCTCTTGCCCGCTTTGCCGCCGGGGTCACGGTGGTGGCGGCCCGCCACCGGGAGGAAGAGCGGGGCATGACCGCCACCGCCTTCATGTCCTTGAGCCTCGAGCCCCCCCTGGTGGCCTTGGGCATCTGGGAAGGGGCCAAGGTGCTGCCCCTTCTCGAGGCTTCCCGGGCCTTCAGCGTCAGCTTGCTCCGGGAGGGGCAGGAGGCGGTCTCCCAGCACTTCGCTGGCCGACCGCAGGAGGGGGTGGGCCTGGTGGAGGGGAGGGTGGCGGGGGCGTTGGCGGTGCTCCGTT